A segment of the Acidobacteriota bacterium genome:
ACGCTGTCGCTCGAGGTCACGCCCGTGCTGATGGGCTCGGCCTACAAGAACAAAGGAGTCCAGCCGCTGCTCGACGCGGTCACCCGCTACCTCCCCTCCCCGGCCGACGTTTCCGCGGAAGCGCACGACCTCGACCGCCCGGAGACGACGGTCACCCTGAAGGCCGACCCCGCGGCGCCGACCGTGGCCTACGCCTTCAAGCTCGAGGATGGCCGCTACGGCCAACTCACCTATGTCCGCATCTATCAGGGGACCCTCGCCAAGGGCCAGACCGTGGTCCAGTCGCGGACAGGACGGAAGATCAAGATCGGCCGGCTGGTCCGGCTCCATGCGGACAAGATGGAGGACATCGAGGCGGCCGGCGCCGGCGAGATCGTCGGGCTGTTCGGTATCGACTGCCACACGGGGGACACCTTCGTCGGAGAGGGCGCCGGAAACCTCGCGCTGACCGGGATGCACGTTCCCGATCCGGTCGTCTCGCTCAGCGTCACCCCCAAGGACAACGCCGCGGCAGGCCGGATGTCGAAGGCCCTCCAGCGGTTCTCGAAGGAAGACCCGACCTTCCGCGTCCATGTCGACCACGAGTCGGGCGAGACGATCATCTCGGGGATGGGCGAGCTGCACCTCGAGGTCTACGTGGAGCGGATGCGACGCGAGTACGGCGCCGAGGTGAGCACCGGCGCGCCGCAGGTGGCCTACCGCGAGGCGATCTCGCGCCGGGCGGACTTCGACTACCTGCACAAGAAGCAGACCGGCGGATCGGGCCAGTACGCGAGGGTGGCCGGGTACATCGAGCCGCTCGAAACCGGGGACTTCGAGTTCGTCAACGAGGTGCGGGGAGGCGCCATCCCCACCGAGTTCATCCCCGCGTGCGAGAAGGGCTTCAGGGATGCGCTGGCGAAGGGGTCCTTGATCGGCTTTCCCGTGGTCGGCGTCCGCGTGGTCCTCAACGACGGTGCGGCCCATTCCGTCGACTCTTCGGACATGGCCTTCCAGACAGCCGCCCGGGCCGCCTTCCGCGAGGTGTACCGCAAGGCCGCTCCCCGCATTCTCGAGCCGATCATGAAGGTCGCCGTGGAGGGCCCCGCCGAGTTCCAGGGCGCGATCTATCGCTCGCTGATGCAGCGGCGGGGCACCGTGCTCGGCTCGACCGAGGAGGGCGGGTTCGCCCGGATCGAGGCCGAGGTCCCGCTCGCCGAGATGTTCGGCTACGCCACCGACCTGCGCTCCGCGACCCAGGGCAAGGCGGAGTTCACGATGGAGTTCGCCCGGTATGCGCCCGTTCCCCGGGAGGTGTCGGAGGATCTCCTCGCACGCTTCCGGGGCGCCGCGGCGGAGGAGAAGCGATGACGGAGAGCATGCAGCGCCTCCGGCGCTCCACCCGGCTCCTGCTGGAGCGTCACATCCAGGGACCGCACCGGGGCCGCGTGGCGGCGGTTCTGGCGCGCGCCGGCGTGGGCAAGACCGCCTTTCTCACCGGCATCGGCCTCGACGCCCTCCTCGCCGGCCAGCGCGTCCTGCACGTCTCGCTGGAGGCGAACGTGGAGAAGGTGCGCGACTGGTACGACGAGCTGCTCGCGGAGCAGATGAGGAAAGACCGGAGCGGTTTCGACATGACGGCGATCCACCTCCAGATCGAGCGGCGGCGCCTCATCCACAGCTTCCTCGACCGCGACTTCACCGCCGAGCGGCTCGAGGCGACGCTCGAGATGCTGCGCGATCAGATGGACTTCGTTCCGGACGTGCTCGTGATCGATCGCCTGAAAGACGCTCAGGTCGATCCGGCGCTGTTCACCGCGCTGCGGCGCCTGGCGTCGGAGTCCGGCGCGGAGCTCTGGACGTCCGCGCGCGTCCACCGCGACGGGCCGGCACCGCGGCCCGGACATCTGCCGCCGCCAGCCGACCGGGTGGAGCCGCTGCTCGACATCGTTTTCAGCCTCGAGCCGGAGGGCTCGCGCGTCCGCCTGCACGTTCTGAAAGACCGGGGAGAGATCCTCGACCGGGATCTCGACATCCTGCTCGACCCGACGACCCTCCTCCTCACCGAGGAGGCCGGCCGCGCGGCCGGCTGACGGGCGGAGCTCCGGGTCAGTTCGGAAGCGGCGCCGGCGCCGCGCCGATCCCGAGCAGGCCCAGGACCTCTTCCTCGAAGCGATCGATCGCCCGCTTCCCGCCGAATCGGCGATAGAGCAGCTCGGCGAGGCGGTGCGCCTCGCGGCAGAAGCGCTGGACCTCGCCGTCGAGGTCGCGCCGGGCCGCCTCCGCGGGAAGATCCCGTTCGAGGAGGATGTCCCCCTCGTGGTCGACCCTGACCCGGCCGCCGCCGCGCACCCGCGGAAGGCCGCCGCGGGTGCGGGGGCCGAGCAGCAGGATCGCCGAGAGCCTCACCCCGCCCGCGGGGTCGGCGCTCGCCTGGACCAGGACGCTCCGATAGAGCCACAGATAGGCCGGGGGGGCCGACCGGTAGCGCATGACCGCGTCGCCCGCCCAACGGCGGGCCACGCGGCCGAGACGCTCCCCGACCGCAGGATCGCCTTCGATCGAGATCGACATCGTCGCCTCTCCGTTCGAACCGCTGGCCTCGCGACCCCGGCGCGGTCCGGCGGGTCCTTGCCGCCGGCGATGTCACGGCTCCGGCCGGCGTGCCCCTTCGCAGGTAGGGAACATGTACGGGCAAGCCGCCCGCGAGGCCACCCGGTTCGCCGGGACGCGCGGCGTTCGCGCCGCGCGGCGCCGGCGGCGGGGCCGCGGTAGACTGGGCCGCCGAGGAGGGTTGGAGCATGATCGAGAAAATCCGTGAGTGGCTCGGGGACGACGCTGCGCTGTTGGACCACGTCTGCCGGACGATTCCCCGGGACCAGATCCACGCCCCGGGACCCGATTTCGTCGATCGCGTCCTGGCGCCGAGCGACCGCCCGGTCCCGGTCCTCCGCAGTTTCCAGACCTTGCTCGACCACGGCCGGCTGGCCGGAACGGGCTACGTGTCGATCCTCCCGGTCGACCAGGGGATCGAGCACTCCGCCGGCGCCTCGTTCGCGCCCAATCCGATCTACTTCGACCCCGAGAACATCGTCCGCCTCGCCATCGAGGGCGGGTGCAACGCCGTCGCCTCCACGCTGGGGGTTCTCGGTGCGGTGGCCCGCCGGTACGCCCACAAGATCCCGTTCATCCTGAAGCTCAACCACAACGAGCTGTTGAGCTACCCCAACAGCCACGACCAGGTGATGTTCGCCCAGGTCGAGCAGGCGCACGAGCTGGGGGCGATCGGCGTGGGCGCCACCATCTACTGGGGATCGCTCCCCTCGCGCCGCCAGCTGCAGGAGGTGTCGGAAGCGTTCGCGCGGGCCCACGAGCTGGGAATGATCACGATCCTGTGGTGCTACCTGCGGAATCCGGAGTTCAAGAAGGACCGCGACTACCACACTGCGGCCGA
Coding sequences within it:
- a CDS encoding elongation factor G, with product MTHTIDRIRNIGISAHIDSGKTTLTERILYYTKRIHAIHDVKGKDGVGATMDHMELEKERGITITSASTYVHWKGHEINIIDTPGHVDFTIEVERALRVLDGAVLVLCAVAGVQSQSITVDRQMRRYSVPRLAFVNKCDRSGANPLRVTSQLQDKLGHRPALLQLPLGLEADFEGVIDLIEMKAIRFEGANGERVVTEPIPEQRLAEAEEHRAALLDLLSMYSDELMEAALEDRATPEQIHAALRRATLSLEVTPVLMGSAYKNKGVQPLLDAVTRYLPSPADVSAEAHDLDRPETTVTLKADPAAPTVAYAFKLEDGRYGQLTYVRIYQGTLAKGQTVVQSRTGRKIKIGRLVRLHADKMEDIEAAGAGEIVGLFGIDCHTGDTFVGEGAGNLALTGMHVPDPVVSLSVTPKDNAAAGRMSKALQRFSKEDPTFRVHVDHESGETIISGMGELHLEVYVERMRREYGAEVSTGAPQVAYREAISRRADFDYLHKKQTGGSGQYARVAGYIEPLETGDFEFVNEVRGGAIPTEFIPACEKGFRDALAKGSLIGFPVVGVRVVLNDGAAHSVDSSDMAFQTAARAAFREVYRKAAPRILEPIMKVAVEGPAEFQGAIYRSLMQRRGTVLGSTEEGGFARIEAEVPLAEMFGYATDLRSATQGKAEFTMEFARYAPVPREVSEDLLARFRGAAAEEKR
- a CDS encoding class I fructose-bisphosphate aldolase — its product is MIEKIREWLGDDAALLDHVCRTIPRDQIHAPGPDFVDRVLAPSDRPVPVLRSFQTLLDHGRLAGTGYVSILPVDQGIEHSAGASFAPNPIYFDPENIVRLAIEGGCNAVASTLGVLGAVARRYAHKIPFILKLNHNELLSYPNSHDQVMFAQVEQAHELGAIGVGATIYWGSLPSRRQLQEVSEAFARAHELGMITILWCYLRNPEFKKDRDYHTAADLTGQANHLGVTLEADIVKQKLPETNGGYTALSFGKTHPRVYEELTSDHPIDLCRYQVANCYMGRVGLINSGGPSGADDLRQAVRTAVINKRAGGMGLISGRKAFQKPMAEGIAILHAIQDVYLCPEVTLA